ACATTTTGCCTTTGATCTTTCTTGTTCCAGCAATGCTGAATCACACGGAGGTGAGCGAGTTCATCCTTTTGGGCCTCACTGACATCCAAGGGTTACAgtactttttcttcattttattcctgTTGCTCTACTTGACTAGCGTTCTGGGAAATGGTGTCATTGTGACCATGGTCATATCTCAGCCCCGGCTCCACACACCGATGTACTTCTTCCTGGGGAACCTTTCCTGCCTGGACATTTTCTACTCTACAGTTACTGTTCCCAAGATGCTGACTGGTTTTCTCTTTGGGCGTCAGCCCATTTCTTTTGGTGGGTGCTTGGCCCAGCTCTACTTCTTCCACTTCCTGGGCAGTACTGAAGCTGTGCTCCTGGCCACCATGGCCTATGATCGCTATGTGGCCATTTGCAACCCTCTGTGCTACACCCTTGTCATGAACCCAAGGACTTGTCTGCTGCTGGCCATGGCCAGCTGGTTCCTTGGTTTTGCACATGCCGTGATGCATTCAGTCATGACCTCTCAACTGAGTTTCTGTGGCCACAACCACATTCATCACTTTTTCTGCGATATCAAGCCACTGTTGACCTTGGCCTGTAGTAGTACCAGCCTCAACATGACTCTCCTCAATGTTGTCACCACATCAATTGCTCTAGGCCCATTCATTCTCATCGTCCTCTCCTACCTCTACatcatcatcttcctcttccagaAGGTCAGGTCCCAGGAATGTAGATGGAAACCCTTCTCCACCTGTGCCTCTCATCTTACAGTTGTGGCACTATTGTACGTACCGCTGTTCTTCAATTATACACCTCCGTCTTCATCCAGCTCCTCTAAAAGGGACATGCAAGTGTCTATTACGTACAGTGCCATCACCCCAGCTCTAAACCCCTTGATTTACACTCTTAGGAATCAGGAGGTGAGATCAACTTTGAACAGTATGTTAGGGAGAAAACTTTCTCCTGGTGGAAAGTGGCAAGGACAAGACTCATAACTTGGTTACACCACTTCCCATATTTACAAGAGAAGAGGTCAAAAAGATTCTGTCTTACAAGAGACTGAAGAATACTCACTATGTCACATGGAAGTTAGGAGTTCACAGCTGAGATCTAAATTGGGAGATAGTCAAGACCTTGATGtttcttctgtcattttagATGTCCTATCGTAACCACTCTGATCTCTAGAAAAGACGTATATGTGTCTCTTGCAGAACCTGAGCAAAAGCAGACAGCACCGTGTAGTTCTGCTGTATAATAAAAGGAATTAAACTACTACCTGAAAGCTTTGTTTAGAAAGCTGAATGAACCTCCTCATATAAACACTGGGTGTTCTAAGTAAACAAGCATACATTACATTTTCAATGTTGCTTAGACTGAGAAAGATATTATCTACATTTGACTTAAGTCAACTCTTGTGAGGCATCTGTATCTTTTCACTGAGTGCAAGGGGAGCC
This Lagopus muta isolate bLagMut1 chromosome 10, bLagMut1 primary, whole genome shotgun sequence DNA region includes the following protein-coding sequences:
- the LOC125698051 gene encoding olfactory receptor 12D2-like isoform X1, translated to MLNHTEVSEFILLGLTDIQGLQYFFFILFLLLYLTSVLGNGVIVTMVISQPRLHTPMYFFLGNLSCLDIFYSTVTVPKMLTGFLFGRQPISFGGCLAQLYFFHFLGSTEAVLLATMAYDRYVAICNPLCYTLVMNPRTCLLLAMASWFLGFAHAVMHSVMTSQLSFCGHNHIHHFFCDIKPLLTLACSSTSLNMTLLNVVTTSIALGPFILIVLSYLYIIIFLFQKVRSQECRWKPFSTCASHLTVVALLYVPLFFNYTPPSSSSSSKRDMQVSITYSAITPALNPLIYTLRNQEVRSTLNSMLGRKLSPGGKWQGQDS
- the LOC125698051 gene encoding olfactory receptor 12D2-like isoform X2, with the protein product MQVNDACCAVSEFILLGLTDIQGLQYFFFILFLLLYLTSVLGNGVIVTMVISQPRLHTPMYFFLGNLSCLDIFYSTVTVPKMLTGFLFGRQPISFGGCLAQLYFFHFLGSTEAVLLATMAYDRYVAICNPLCYTLVMNPRTCLLLAMASWFLGFAHAVMHSVMTSQLSFCGHNHIHHFFCDIKPLLTLACSSTSLNMTLLNVVTTSIALGPFILIVLSYLYIIIFLFQKVRSQECRWKPFSTCASHLTVVALLYVPLFFNYTPPSSSSSSKRDMQVSITYSAITPALNPLIYTLRNQEVRSTLNSMLGRKLSPGGKWQGQDS